TGGAGACCGCGTGTCAGGCCGTGGCGTTGGTGGTTATCGGGCGGGTCGTGACGACACGCCTGTGTGCGTGGGGCCGCCGACGTGGCATTGCCAAGCATCACACCGTGTTGATCGGTGGCGGGCCCACCGCGAAGGAACTCGCCAGAGTTCTCACGGAGCACCGGGAATACGGATTGGTGCCGGTCGGGTTCGTCGACGACAGTACGTCCTGCCCCGCGGCGGACCTCCTACCTCGCCTCGGTCGACTCGCAGACTTGGACATGGCACTCATCACCAGTGGCGCCGACACCATTCTGGTCGCCGATGGCGACTTCGATGAACGGGCACTGATTGACGCGGTGCGCACCAAGGTGGGCATGACGGCGGAACTGCTTGTGGTGCCGCGACTGCACCACTTCCACACGCTGACCGGCACGGCCGATCACATCGGGTCGATTCCGATCATGCGTATCCGGAACCCGAATCTCCATGGGCTTGCCCGGATCGGGAAACGGCTCTTCGATATTGTGTCGGCGGGTGCGGCTCTCATCGTCCTGTCGCCGGTGCTGGCGGTTGCCGCATTGGCTGTCCGGCTGGAGGGCGGACCCGGAGTGATCTTCAGGCAGAACAGAGTTGGCCGCGATGGGCGGGAGTTCGAACTACTGAAGTTCCGTTCGATGAGGCCGGCCAACGAGGCCGAGTCACAGACTCAGTGGAATGTCGCTTCCGACAACCGCGTTGGGCCAGTCGGAAAGTTCCTGCGGCGAACGTCGATCGACGAACTCCCGCAGCTCTGGAATATCTTCCGTGGCGATATGACCGTCGTCGGGCCCCGGCCTGAGCGCCCACATTTCGTTGAACAGTTCTCGTCGCAGTTTGACAGGTACGCACACCGTCACCGCGTACAGGTGGGGCTGACCGGCTTCGCTCAGGTCAGCGGACTCAAGGGTGATACGTCGATCGCCGACCGGTGCCGCTATGACAACTTCTACATCGAGAACTGGTCGCTCTGGCTGGATATCAAAATCATCATCCGGACCTTCCGCGCGGTCGTGCTCTACCGCGAACGGTGATCTCAGCCGATGTTGCCAAACAGGGTGTTCCCTCGGCAGGCCAGAACTCTTGAAGAGTGAGATACGTAGTCACGCTGTGGGACTGGCGGACTACGCGCCGCAAAAGCCGACTAGCTCCGATCGGAAGGGGTAGCGCGTCCGATGCTACTCGAATTGACTGACCTGCTGACTATCTCGTTGCTGCTGGGGGCTGTGGCGTGTGCTTTGGCGGTGATATACCCATACGCGGTGTATCCGGCTCTTCTTCTGCTCCTGAGAAAAAGGCCGATCGAGCGCGGTCGTCCCGACGCTGCCGATGGCAGACAGTTCAGCATGCTGTTCTGCGCCTTCAATGAAGCTGAGTCGATGCCTGCAAAGCTTGCGAACATGCGGGAGCTCAAAGCACGTTATCCGCAGCTGTCGATACATGCTTTCGATGATGGGTCGGACGACGGCACCGCCGACATGATCGAGCGTGACGCGCCATTCATCTCC
This region of Mycolicibacterium diernhoferi genomic DNA includes:
- a CDS encoding sugar transferase, encoding MTVVNPNPASVHRTAPGGKADLTAVGPGAQGMPAQAQQVAELLVKGPLPYVSGHGVPAAQRRTSRNHAVRNRLGRVRAWMVVPVVDFVMMMVPLAWRPWQPLTVLTMAVLGTLLLSGGTRYVAPLHLSVLDELPAIVTRLLATVAAVAAVVLHLHAKPQVLVFLETACQAVALVVIGRVVTTRLCAWGRRRGIAKHHTVLIGGGPTAKELARVLTEHREYGLVPVGFVDDSTSCPAADLLPRLGRLADLDMALITSGADTILVADGDFDERALIDAVRTKVGMTAELLVVPRLHHFHTLTGTADHIGSIPIMRIRNPNLHGLARIGKRLFDIVSAGAALIVLSPVLAVAALAVRLEGGPGVIFRQNRVGRDGREFELLKFRSMRPANEAESQTQWNVASDNRVGPVGKFLRRTSIDELPQLWNIFRGDMTVVGPRPERPHFVEQFSSQFDRYAHRHRVQVGLTGFAQVSGLKGDTSIADRCRYDNFYIENWSLWLDIKIIIRTFRAVVLYRER